From the genome of Nicotiana tabacum cultivar K326 chromosome 2, ASM71507v2, whole genome shotgun sequence:
attagctaaacacaaattatttttttaccaaaagtacttttgaaaaaaagcacGTCTcgaaataagctgatttttctaacttggccaaacatgctattagttAGACTGTTAAATACTATTACGCACTCTAACAGTGCattataaaatgaaaaatattttctgcttcttcctctctaCTCTCTGTATCTTCTAGATCCTTCAAGCTAGGGTTTCAATTGTGCATGCAATCTAGATTATATCATGGTATCAGAGTGGGCTGTTGGAAAGTGTGACGAAATTATGTAAGATCTGAACATCAGACATTGTTAGAGCTCGAATTCAATCAGCCATGGGAGAAATGTCGAGTCTTCAAATTGATCACAATCATCCTCTATTTTTAGCTTCTACAGACACGCCTGGACTTGCATTGCATGATATCAAGCTCACTGGACATGAAAATTATGATTTGTGGAGTAGATCAATGCGCATGACACTTTTGGTGAAGAACAAGCTAGGGTTCATAGAAGGAACATACTTGAAAAGCACTTACAAAAGAGAATTGGCGAATTAATGGGAAAGGTGTAACGCGGTTGTTCTCTCATGGATAGGATGCACAGTTTCTGCAGAATTACAACAGAGCATAATTTATGCATCAAATACAAAAATAGTGCGGAGTGAATTTAAGGAGAGGTTTGATACAAATTGGATCATTAAAACAAGGTACTGATTCTGTAATATCATactatacaaaaataaaagacctttgggatgaaattgatcTGTTAGTCCCAGCACCTGGTTGTGATTGTGAAGAAACTAGGACTTTTATTGAGCAATTTAAAGTTTTACATTTGTtgcaattccttgttggacttcTTACAGTCAAGTAAGAAGTCATATATTGCTTAAGATACCAGTACTGACTGTAAATCAGGCTTATGCTTTGGTCATTCAAGAAGAAAGCTAACATGAACTAAGTATGCTTGAAGTAAATAGGGAGCCTTTAACTATGATGGCAGGACATAATCAAGGATATAAAGTTAAGAAGGCTGGGATAATTTGTGAGCATTGAGGATATAAAAGACATCTTAAGGAAAACTGTTATAAAATTATAGGGCATCCTCTTGATTTTAAAAGCAAGAAGAAACAGCAGGGCCAAGGAAACAAAACTTATGCTAACATGATATCAGAAGAGACCACAAGTTCTTCTCAGAATCAACCAGATGGACAATGTTTCACTGAAAGCCAGTACAAATAGTTGTTGGATCTTCTTAACAAAATACCTGTAGGTGATGGTCATACGCTTATGGCAGGTATAACTACATTGCTGTCCAATACATCCTTTTGTGAGTGGATAATAGATACATGGGTATCTCATCATATTACATGTCATAAGGAGGTTTTGTCTAACTTAGAGAACATTAAGCAACAAAAGAATCATAGAGTACATGTGCCAACAGGTAGCAAGTGCTATGTGATACACAAGGGAAATGCTTTTATTATAGGAAGCTATGAACTAAAGGATGTGTTTTATGTTCCagattttaagtttaatctgtTGTTAGTCTCCAAGTTGGCCAAGGAGTTGAGATGATGTGCCCTATTCTTCCCTAACTTTTGTGAATTGCAGGGTCTTTACAATGGGAAGGTGATGGGGATTTGTATGGAGGACAGTGGACTTTATGTGCTCAAGTGGAGAGACACACATGCAACAACAATGTTTACCAAGGATACTGATGAATCCAACCTTTGGCACATGAGATTAGGTCATCCATCAACAACAGCAATGAAACACATTTTTGTCTTGAAGAATAAAGTAGTGGACAACATACAATATAACTGTGAAGTGTGCCCTTTAGCTAAGCAAAGTAGATTGAAGTTCCCTCTTAGTAGCAACAAAACTGACTGTATTTTTCAGCTTATCCATCTTGATATTTGGGGGTCCTCACAAGTTACCTACATATGacagaaaatatgattttttacAATTGTAGATGACTTTAGAAGATATACCTGGGTGTACTTATTACAGTCAAAATCTGAAGTTATAACAGTGTTAAAAGATTTTCTTATAATGATAAAGACTCATTTTAGTGTGAATGTGAAAGTATTGAGGTCTGATAATGGGAAATTTCTTTTAACTCTAGCTGCAATGAGTTGTTAGCTTCTTTAGGTATTATGCATCAAAGTAGATGACCTTACACACCCCAACAAAATGGGATGGTAGAAAGGAAACATAGGCATATACTTAAAGTAGCCAGGGTATTGAACTTTTAGAGTTCTTTGCCTAGAAAGTTATAAGGATATTGCATTAAAACAACTGTCTACCTGCTCAACAAATGGCCTACATCTCTGTTACAAGGAAAGTCCCCTTATGAGGTGCGGTATAAAAACCACCTATAATTGATCACTTGAAGGTGTTTGGATGTTTATGTTTTGCTAGCAATTTACCAAAAGGAGACAAGTTTGCTAAAAGGGCAAGAAAATCAGTCTTCATAGGTTACTCAGAGGTTCAGAAAGGGTATAGGTTGTTTGACTTAGACACTAAGACCATCTTTGTGAGCAGAGATGTCATTTTTAGAGAACACATTTTCCCTTTCAGAGAGACTATAACTGAATTAGAAGACAGTTTTTCGACACAAATGTCTGTGC
Proteins encoded in this window:
- the LOC142166803 gene encoding uncharacterized protein LOC142166803, with product MGEMSSLQIDHNHPLFLASTDTPGLALHDIKLTGHENYDLWSRSMRMTLLVKNKLGQVRSHILLKIPVLTVNQAYALGLYNGKVMGICMEDSGLYVLKWRDTHATTMFTKDTDESNLWHMRLGHPSTTAMKHIFVLKNKVVDNIQYNCEVCPLAKQSRLKFPLSSNKTDYDFRRYTWVYLLQSKSEVITVLKDFLIMIKTHFSVNVKVLSNLPKGDKFAKRARKSVFIGYSEVQKGYRLFDLDTKTIFVSRDVIFREHIFPFRETITELEDSFSTQMSVPIQPDSSITPASEITAIPDPGMMEPTDAQGSRKTIRTSKPPVWLKDYQTTKKFFGHCLYPLSETLTYANLTAGYQAYLQAFSIEVKPSIFQQASTDSRWVAAMQQEIKALEDNHAWEIMDLPAGKQAIGSKWVYKIK